GTAAGAAATGGTATTTCAGATTAGACAAATCTCTTGAATGAACAGGGAGTTTCTTAATTTTGAAAGGATCTTCTAATTTTGAATAATTTACAGGAGTAGAAGAGGATATCAATGTTTCATTCAGATATGTGTCAACCATGTTAAATCTCTCAGTTATTTCCACAGGAGGATCTAATCCCCCTGCTTTTGCAGCAAATACCCTATCTGCAAATTCCATTAATTCACGATCAGGCTCATCAGGCTCAATAATGACATATTCATTATAACCATCATCAGAAGTGGTGTGCGGGTTGATATGGATGAAAGTGTCTGATGTAATTGAATAAATCAAATTAGGATCTTTTAGTTTTTTGTGTTCGGACTTTAATTCATCAGTAAAAAGAGGGAGTGGGTTTCCTCTTATTTGGTATGTTTCTAAATAATTTTTTAAATAAGGCTTTTCATTTAATTTCTGGACAAAATTTTTGTCATTAATTGAAGAGATATCAAAGACCATTTCCTCACCTACGCGTTAGCCATAGACACAGGAACGATCTTTATTCCAAAAATCATGTCTACTTCAAATGCAAATCCGGCCTCTGGGGAGTCTTTAGCGCCCAACAGTTTTATGATTTTTAGAGTTTTTACTTCTTTATCACCGACTACCACTGTTCCGAGTTTAAGATACACATCGGCAGCACCAACAAGAGCTGTGTTTGTAGATTTAGAAAAATCAGAAGAATGACTTGTAAGGATAATTGTTTTGCCCTTTGTAACAATCTCTTTACAAAATGAAAGAAACCCCAGTATAGATTCATTATTAGAATTAATCACTAGAGGAGAAATAGAATCAATAATTACCCCATCTACTAGATCTAATTTTTTTAAAATAAATTCTTCAATTATAGGTAAAATTTTCTCTGTATTTTTCTCAGACCACCTGGCATTTTTGACATAAATTGGTACAAAAATCAATTGATTTCGTACAAAGGGTTTTGAAAAATTAAAAGTGATAGATTTCATCTTTTGAATATATTGTGTAACTGTGTTTTCAATAACACAAAGTAGATTTTCTTTGGATGCAAGCAATCCAGTCATTATTTGAGCCGAAATTGCACTTTTGCCAGTACCATGATCTCCTTCTATGAATACAAAGGATGGGGTAGGTATACCTCCACCAAATTGTCTATCAATCTCCTCATTTCCTGTTGAAATAGTATTAATCATAAGTACACCTCAATTTTGAAACAAACAAAACTATGAAAAATTTTTATTTAAGAAAATGTTTGATTTTTTTGAACAGAACTCATACTGTAGTAGTTGCACTTGCAATAATCCCATTAGGAGTAGAAACAACAACTATCAAATCTCTATTAATTTGGAGGTTGTTATCTACCTCAACATCAATAGATATTGTTTCACCTTCATTAAGAATTCCTGGATCTAAGACATCATTAGTCCAAGTTTTGATACACCATTGACCAGCAACAGGAGGGCATGTAGAATCATAAATCATAGTTTGAGTGTATGTTATTCCATTATTATCATAAGTAATTATTACATCAAATTTATCAAATTCCCAAAATTTTTCTAAATTGGTATTGATTATTTCAAAACTGAATGTTGCATCAGTTCCAGGAGGATTAACAATGGTTACATCAATAGAGGTTTTTACCAATTTATTTTCCATATTAGATATTTCAGAAGAAACATCGGAAAAAGATGCAATATTGTCAGTCAATCCTGCAAATGTAAAAAGCACATATGTTATTCCAAACATAACAATTCCTCCACTAATGGCATTACTCAGACCCATAGAAAATCACCTCAAGATATTGAAAAAATATAGTCATCAGACACGCCATTTGAGATAGTAAATTGGATAAGATATGAAGTACTACTTTGTAATGCAGAATCATCCTGTAATCGAATTTGGATGGTTTCGCCTTCAGACCATATAGAGCTTGTCGTAATGTTCCCCTCAAAAGCCCATTGTGGAGTAGAGCCTTGTGAATATCCTATAGAATCTATTGAGTTTATTTGTCCAAAATAAACATCAACTAAATCCAATTCTTGTATGGGGGTAAGGCCAGTGTTTTTTATCCAAATATTTACAGATGTGTTATTAAATTTATTTACGTGAATAATTTCAAATTTACTTAACATTTTTTCTTTTTGTGCCTCCGATGTTGCAGTGTAATATCCTTCAAAAGTTCCCACTTTACTTATTACCATACCAGTAATCATTCCAGCTATGATTACAGATGCAATAATCAAAATGCTTTCACTGATTATTCCAGATGCCATTATGATCCCATACTTACAGTTTGAAGTTGAGAATATTCTGAAGATAGTTCCGATTCAGATTTACTAAATTTTTTTGTTAGAACATCTGAATTATTTTTTTTATCTATCAAGAATATCAATTGTTTTTCATCCAGTTCTAATTTGGTAGTTTTACAATGAATTTTGGTTAATTCAAACACTTGTTCAGGTACAAAATCTTTGGATAGTTCATCCACCAAAGTGATAACTTCCTCAGGTAAATTCAGAGATTCATATTCCGTTGGTTCAGCGGTTTCATGTACTGGTTCAGCGGTTTCATGTACTGGTTCAGCGGTTTCATGTACTGGTTCAGCGGTTTCATGTACTGGTTCAGCGGTTTCATGTACTGGTTCAGCGGTTTCATGTACTGGTTCAGTGGTTTCATGTACTGGTTCAGTGGTTTCATGTACTGGTTCAGATTTATGTATAGGCGAAGTAGGATCTTTAATTAATTCATCTACGTTAATTGTTTGGATATTTTTCTTAAATGAATCATCTTTCATAAAATTTAGAGGATTGTTAAGATCAGTAACAAGTGATTTGATGTCAGTCAGAGTAGTTTCAAAAGAAGTTGAGAGAATATCCAATTCTTCTTTTACAACAGTAAGATCCTGCTTGAATTGATCAAAATCTGTTTTAATTGTCTGTATGTCGTTTTCTAAAGGCTCCATTTTTTCCATAATCAACAGATTTGTATCAGTGTCATCTAAAGAGTTTTGATCTATTTCAGACATAGTAGAGTCTGTTCCTGCTAACAAAGATTCAATCTCAGAATTTTCCCCCGTTTCTTTATCAGAAGAAATTCCTGCTAACAAAGATTCAATCTCAGAATCCCCAGAAGGATCAGAATCTGAAACCACAGAATTAATGGATTCATCAGAGGAATCAGATATCAGATTTTCAATAGAATTAGTATCCACATTTTTTTTAGACATAGAATTATTTTTTAATGAAAAAGATTTTAGCGGTATTTTTTTTCTATTTAATCCAATTATCACTACCACCAAAGGTAGAATTAATGTAAACAAAATGTTTTGCCCTCCAAAAATAAGAAAAGGGTACATTTCATATAAAATAAGAAAATACATTGCAAATGCAGAAAGAATGATGATTTTTAGATTACTTTCATTTAAATCAAATTTAGAAAAAATAGTTGTTGGGGGGAGCATAAACTCACCTAACCCAAATCTACTACTTGGTTTGTAATTGTTGGAACTTGTCTTTCTACTGTCAAGGCTGCGCCAGTTGGAACAATTATCTCAGCTTTTACTTTATCTAAAGCTGATGGTCTTTCATTTGCTTTGAAAGCAATTGCAAGAACTGCTGTTTCACCTTGTTCGAGGATATCATTACTGGTACTTTCTTGTGACCAATAGATGAATGCACGAGTGTTGGATGGATGTGAAACACCTAGGAATGGATTTACATCAACGTCTGAAAATGTTTCAAATCCAGTAGAAGTAGCAGATACAGCTGCTGCAGTTGCAGATGATAGACTTTTGTATTCGCCTGATAGAGTTCCTACGTAGATGTTATCATAGTCTATAGAATTGCTGACATATTTGACTGCAGCAGTCTTTGCGTCAAGATTGACATTGGCACCGCCAGATGCAATCTTGATTGGAAATGCAGTCATATTCAATTTTCCTACGGTGGTATCACCAGAACCGATAACTTTACCGGCAATTTGCATGCTGCTACTTGCTTCATCCAAGCTAGAAATGATAGATGTCTTTGCCTTTTGGGTAGTAGTAAATCCCATGTTAAGTACAACAAATGCGAGTGCTGCAGCAACGATTACAAATGCAATCATAACTATTGCAGACTCTACACCGATGACTCCACGATGAGAATGTCGCGTTCCCTTTCGTTGTAATTTCATTACTTAGTGAAGAGTGGTGTGTGGGTATATCATAGAGTGTGTTTGTGGTGATCAAACACAGAGTATGAATTTTAGAATGAATCATAAATGATTCTATAACATGTAAAAAATCAAGTGTGTGTTTATCCCAGGTCTACTACTTTATGAGTAATATTTGGTATGTGACGTTCTATAGTTAGGGTTGCACCATTTGAAACGATTATTTCCAAACTGATTTTGTCCAATGCTCTAGGCCGATCATCAGATGCAAATGCCACTGCCAATGTAGCATGCTCACCAAGTTCTAAAACTTGATTTAGATTTTGTCGCTTGGACCAATATACAAAGGCAGTAGTTTCACTAGGAAGTGTACCATTAACGGGATTTGCTCCATTAAATGCATCAAAAGTGGAATCAGTCTCTAGATCAGCTTGTCTGAATGCTAGAACTGATTGTCTAAAAGTATCTACAGTGATAGGTCCAGCATAAATATTATTGAATTGAATGGATTTTCCTAAATAACTAATAGATACTAACTCAGGAGAGAAATTTACAGCATTTCCAGATTGAGAAATTTTAAGAGGGATTGTAGTTGCATTAATTCTTTGAATAGAAGTACAACCAGCATCAATATCAATACATCCAACTGCAGTAATAGTTCCAGATATTTTCATAGTACTACTAGATTCTTCAAGACTGGAAAGAGTGGCAGTCTTTGCCTTTTGGGTAGTAGTAAATCCCATGTTAAGTACAACAAATGCGAGTGCTGCAGCAACGATTACAAATGCAATCATAACTATTGCAGACTCTACACCGATGACTCCACGATGAGAATGTCGCGTTCCCTTTCGTTGTAATTTCAATGCATTGTAGGACGCTTGTAAGAGTATATTCTAAAGTCTGTATATTGTAAACAAACAAAACTAATTTGTAAAAAATAAAAAAGAAGAAAAAGGAGAAACCAGATTAGTGGTTTAGCCCAAGTCTACTACACTTGTGGTGATGACAGGCACTTGCCTTTCTACTGTCAAAGAAGCTCCAGTTGCAACAATTAGTTCTGCCCTGATTGTGTCCAATGATGAAGGTCTGTCAGAGGAGCCATATGCAATAGCCAATACAGCGTGTTCACCTTGATCCAAGATTGAATTGGTGTTAGACTGAACTGACCAATAGACAATTGCGGCAGTTTGACTGGCAACAGTTCCATTTACAGGATTGACAGCACCTGAAAATCCTGTTAAACCATCTGTAACTGCTTGTTCAAATGCAATTGTTAATGATCTGTGTTCTGCTGCGGTGATTGGACCAGAGTAGATATCATCATACTCTACACTATTGCTGAGGTATTTCACAGCAGTAGTTGCCAAGGACAAATCAACTGAATCACCACCAGAGGTGACCTTTATTGGAAATGAAGTAGCGTTGAGTTTAGAGGTTGTAGCACAAGCGGTTTCACTTGAAGATGAGGTACAACCTACACCAGTAACTTTACCGGCAATTTGCATGCTGCTACTTGCTTCATCAAGTCCAGAAATGATAGTAGTCTTTGCCTTTTGGGTAGTAGTAAATCCCATGTTAAGTACAACAAATGCGAGTGCTGCAGCAACGATTACAAATGCAATCATAACTATTGCAGACTCTACACCGATGACTCCACGATGAGAATGTCGCGTTCCCTTTCGTTGTAATTTCATTACTTAGTGAAGAGTGGTGTGTGGGTATATCATAGAGTGTGTTTGTGGTGATCAAACATGTTTCAGAGAATCAATTTTGAGGATGCTGATTTCGGAAAAAAACTATAGAATCAGAAAGCTCTTTTTGAGTAAAAAACCCATCACTAAACCAGCATAGTGGTTTTTTATACCAATTTGGTAATGAGATTCCTTCAAAAAGAAAATCAGAAGGCTCAGAATTTTGACAAACTTTCAAGGACTTTGATTTTAAATCATCATCTACACCATCAATTGGAATTTCGAGTGAAAGTGTAGTGGATTCACTTGGAATTCCATATACTAGTTTTAATACATAGTTTTTATCATGACTCCACATATAACTTGAAATATCTATGAATTCATCAAAAGTCGCATCAGGTTTAAATGAATCAACTTTTTGAAAAACGAGATTGTTTTTGCTATCAAATATCAATATTTCATATCCAGTAGAGCCCAAATCAGATTCTACCAAACCATTAATCTTAAGCGTGTCTGGATTTTGAGTCTCATACGAGATATCTAGTGTAGACTGGTACATGTTAGGATTATCTTCAAAGAAGATTTTCCCAGTATACCATGGATGAATTTCACAAAAATAATAGTACGCTGCATATCCCTCAAAGTCCAAATTAACAGAAAAGTTTTCTCCAGGAGATAAAACACTAGTAGAAAAAAACTCTCCAGAATAATCAGGGTGTTCAGGCACACCACTTACAATCATATGTGCAGTTGAATCATGATTTCTCCACGTAACTTTATCGCCAGAAGATATCGGAAGTTCGATAGGTTTGAACAGTTCCTTTTTAGATAATCCGTCATAGGGCTTTAAAAAAACATTCCAAGTGTTTTCTTCAGCGTAAACAGAAATCGAAAGAAATGTTGAGACCAAAAAGAATCCAAAAAGTAACTGTAATATCATACCCATTATTAGTTTCACAAGGATCTCAGCATTTATAATATTGTTTGATCAGAATGAATAAAATAAAAAAGTAAGAAACTTGGTTAAACTCTGAGATTAACCAAGATCTACTACGGATGCAGATATGTTTGGAACTGTACGCTCTACTGTCAATGGTGCACCTGTTGGAAGAATCACCTCTGCTCTAATGATATCAAGAGATTGGGGTCTTTCAGCATCAGAGAATGCAATTGCCATCATTCCATGTTCTCCTTGATCCAAGATGAAATTGTTATTTCTATTTACATTGAAATAGAATATTGCCTTTGTTTCTACTGGAGAAGTAACATTAACGGGATTGCTATTGATATAACCATCAGTTACTGCCTGCTGCATTGCACTTGCCAAGGTGTCATGAGTTCCAGTAGATAATGCACCGGCATAGATATTTCCGTGCTCTACACTGTTACTTATGTAACGTATAGCAGCATTTGCAGGATTGAGGTTAATTGATGCACCTCCAGATACAATCTTGATTGGAATAGCAGTAGCGTTGAGTTTACCTGCAGCGACATGTCCTGAACCAATGACTTTGCCTGCAATTTCTAATGCACTGCTTGCTTCATCAGCACTTGAGACTATGGCATTTTTTGTCTTTTGTGTAGTAGAGAATCCCATGTTAAGTACAACAAATGCGAGTGCTGCAGCAACGATTACAAATGCAATCATAACTATTGCAGACTCTACACCGATGACTCCACGATGAGAATGTCGCGTTCCCTTTCGTTGTAATTTCATTACTTTGTAAATTTCGTATATAGGTATATCCTAGAGTGTGTTTACTGTGATCGTACAACACGAAATCCAATAAAGTGTTTGTTTGCAAAATACAGACAGGAATCTATTATCATCAAATATGAAAAATCTCTGATGACAAAACAGCAAGTATTTATTTCATACAAAATCCAAACAACGAGTAGAACAAGATTAAATATGTCCAAAATTACAGAGGAGAAAAGACATGGTAAATAAAGATGAGATTTATT
This genomic window from Nitrosopumilus ureiphilus contains:
- a CDS encoding ATPase domain-containing protein, which translates into the protein MINTISTGNEEIDRQFGGGIPTPSFVFIEGDHGTGKSAISAQIMTGLLASKENLLCVIENTVTQYIQKMKSITFNFSKPFVRNQLIFVPIYVKNARWSEKNTEKILPIIEEFILKKLDLVDGVIIDSISPLVINSNNESILGFLSFCKEIVTKGKTIILTSHSSDFSKSTNTALVGAADVYLKLGTVVVGDKEVKTLKIIKLLGAKDSPEAGFAFEVDMIFGIKIVPVSMANA
- a CDS encoding flagellin; its protein translation is MASGIISESILIIASVIIAGMITGMVISKVGTFEGYYTATSEAQKEKMLSKFEIIHVNKFNNTSVNIWIKNTGLTPIQELDLVDVYFGQINSIDSIGYSQGSTPQWAFEGNITTSSIWSEGETIQIRLQDDSALQSSTSYLIQFTISNGVSDDYIFSIS
- a CDS encoding archaellin/type IV pilin N-terminal domain-containing protein, with amino-acid sequence MKLQRKGTRHSHRGVIGVESAIVMIAFVIVAAALAFVVLNMGFTTTQKAKTSIISSLDEASSSMQIAGKVIGSGDTTVGKLNMTAFPIKIASGGANVNLDAKTAAVKYVSNSIDYDNIYVGTLSGEYKSLSSATAAAVSATSTGFETFSDVDVNPFLGVSHPSNTRAFIYWSQESTSNDILEQGETAVLAIAFKANERPSALDKVKAEIIVPTGAALTVERQVPTITNQVVDLG
- a CDS encoding archaellin/type IV pilin N-terminal domain-containing protein, which translates into the protein MKLQRKGTRHSHRGVIGVESAIVMIAFVIVAAALAFVVLNMGFTTTQKAKTATLSSLEESSSTMKISGTITAVGCIDIDAGCTSIQRINATTIPLKISQSGNAVNFSPELVSISYLGKSIQFNNIYAGPITVDTFRQSVLAFRQADLETDSTFDAFNGANPVNGTLPSETTAFVYWSKRQNLNQVLELGEHATLAVAFASDDRPRALDKISLEIIVSNGATLTIERHIPNITHKVVDLG
- a CDS encoding archaellin/type IV pilin N-terminal domain-containing protein, which encodes MKLQRKGTRHSHRGVIGVESAIVMIAFVIVAAALAFVVLNMGFTTTQKAKTTIISGLDEASSSMQIAGKVTGVGCTSSSSETACATTSKLNATSFPIKVTSGGDSVDLSLATTAVKYLSNSVEYDDIYSGPITAAEHRSLTIAFEQAVTDGLTGFSGAVNPVNGTVASQTAAIVYWSVQSNTNSILDQGEHAVLAIAYGSSDRPSSLDTIRAELIVATGASLTVERQVPVITTSVVDLG
- a CDS encoding cupredoxin domain-containing protein; amino-acid sequence: MVSTFLSISVYAEENTWNVFLKPYDGLSKKELFKPIELPISSGDKVTWRNHDSTAHMIVSGVPEHPDYSGEFFSTSVLSPGENFSVNLDFEGYAAYYYFCEIHPWYTGKIFFEDNPNMYQSTLDISYETQNPDTLKINGLVESDLGSTGYEILIFDSKNNLVFQKVDSFKPDATFDEFIDISSYMWSHDKNYVLKLVYGIPSESTTLSLEIPIDGVDDDLKSKSLKVCQNSEPSDFLFEGISLPNWYKKPLCWFSDGFFTQKELSDSIVFFRNQHPQN
- a CDS encoding archaellin/type IV pilin N-terminal domain-containing protein translates to MKLQRKGTRHSHRGVIGVESAIVMIAFVIVAAALAFVVLNMGFSTTQKTKNAIVSSADEASSALEIAGKVIGSGHVAAGKLNATAIPIKIVSGGASINLNPANAAIRYISNSVEHGNIYAGALSTGTHDTLASAMQQAVTDGYINSNPVNVTSPVETKAIFYFNVNRNNNFILDQGEHGMMAIAFSDAERPQSLDIIRAEVILPTGAPLTVERTVPNISASVVDLG